The Pseudomonas iranensis genome includes a window with the following:
- the fadD2 gene encoding long-chain-fatty-acid--CoA ligase FadD2 codes for MQPDFWNDKRPAGVPLDIDMGEFKSVIEVFERSCKKFADRPAFSSMGITLTYAELERQSAAFAGYLQAHTDLVPGDRIAVQMPNVLHYPIAVFGALRAGLIVVNTNPLYTPREMRHQFKDSGARALVYLNLFGQKVQEVLPDTDIEYLIEAKMGDLMPTAKGWLVNTVVSKVKKLVPEYSLPQATSFKSALRMGRGLGIKPLNVGLDDIAVLQYTGGTTGLAKGAMLTHGNLVANMQQVRACLAQLGPDGQPLLREGQEVMIAPLPLYHIYAFTANCMCMMVSGNHNVLISNPRDIAGFIKELKNWRFSALLGLNTLFVALMDHPDFKTLDFSSLKLTNSGGTALVKATAERWEQMTGCRITEGYGLTETSPVACTNPYGDQSRLGTVGLPVPGTLVKIINDDGVEQPLGERGELCIKGPQIMKGYWNKPEATAEVLDAEGWFKSGDIAVIDPDGFVRIVDRKKDMIIVSGFNVYPNEIEDVVMAHPKVANCAVIGVPDERSGEAVKLFVVARESGVSLEELKAYCKENFTAYKVPKHIVLRESLPMTPVGKILRRELRDIA; via the coding sequence ATGCAACCTGATTTCTGGAATGACAAACGCCCGGCCGGCGTACCGCTGGACATCGACATGGGCGAGTTCAAGTCGGTCATCGAAGTGTTTGAGCGTTCCTGCAAGAAGTTCGCTGACCGCCCGGCGTTCAGCAGCATGGGCATCACCCTGACCTACGCCGAACTGGAGCGCCAGAGCGCGGCGTTCGCCGGTTACCTGCAGGCCCATACCGATCTGGTGCCGGGGGATCGCATTGCGGTGCAGATGCCCAACGTTCTGCATTATCCGATTGCCGTGTTCGGCGCCCTGCGCGCCGGGCTGATCGTGGTCAACACCAACCCGCTGTACACGCCACGGGAAATGCGCCACCAGTTCAAGGATTCCGGTGCACGCGCGTTGGTCTACCTGAATCTGTTCGGGCAGAAAGTCCAGGAAGTGCTGCCCGACACCGACATCGAATACTTGATCGAAGCGAAGATGGGCGACCTGATGCCCACCGCCAAAGGCTGGCTGGTCAACACCGTGGTCAGCAAAGTGAAGAAACTGGTTCCCGAGTATTCGCTGCCGCAAGCCACTTCGTTCAAAAGCGCGCTGCGCATGGGGCGTGGTCTGGGCATCAAACCGCTGAACGTCGGCCTCGATGACATCGCCGTGCTGCAATACACCGGCGGCACCACCGGCCTGGCCAAGGGCGCGATGCTCACCCACGGCAATCTGGTGGCGAACATGCAGCAGGTGCGCGCCTGTCTGGCTCAGCTCGGCCCGGACGGTCAGCCGCTGTTGCGCGAAGGCCAGGAGGTGATGATCGCGCCGCTGCCGCTGTACCACATCTATGCCTTCACTGCGAATTGCATGTGCATGATGGTGTCGGGCAACCACAACGTGTTGATCTCCAATCCGCGCGACATCGCCGGCTTCATCAAGGAACTGAAGAACTGGCGCTTCTCGGCGCTGCTGGGTTTGAACACCTTGTTCGTCGCGCTGATGGATCACCCTGACTTCAAGACCCTGGATTTCTCCAGCCTCAAGCTCACCAACTCCGGCGGCACCGCGCTGGTCAAGGCCACCGCCGAGCGCTGGGAGCAGATGACCGGTTGCCGTATCACCGAAGGCTACGGCCTGACCGAAACCTCGCCAGTGGCCTGCACCAACCCTTACGGCGATCAGTCGCGGCTGGGCACTGTCGGCCTGCCGGTGCCGGGCACGCTGGTGAAAATCATCAACGATGACGGCGTCGAACAGCCGCTGGGCGAGCGCGGCGAGCTATGCATCAAAGGCCCGCAGATCATGAAGGGCTACTGGAACAAGCCCGAAGCCACCGCCGAAGTGCTGGATGCCGAGGGCTGGTTCAAGTCCGGTGATATCGCCGTGATCGACCCGGACGGTTTCGTGCGCATCGTCGATCGCAAGAAGGACATGATCATCGTCTCCGGCTTCAACGTGTACCCCAACGAAATCGAAGACGTGGTCATGGCCCACCCGAAAGTCGCCAACTGCGCGGTTATCGGCGTGCCGGACGAACGTTCGGGAGAGGCGGTGAAGCTGTTTGTCGTGGCGCGGGAGAGCGGGGTCAGCC
- a CDS encoding alpha/beta hydrolase: MTHDTFWLDASDRSRLYVNRWLPATPLKAVILLAHGMAEHSARYARLADTFCDKDYGVYAPDLRGHGRTADNGTLGHFADDDGWCKVVGDLASLNQHIGQQHPGVPIILLGHSMGSYIAQGYLLHHSASLHGAILSGSNFQPVALYRVARQIARLEKLRQGGKGRSALIEWLSFGSFNNKFKPVRTRFDWLSRDPAEVDKYAADPLCGFRCTNQLWIDLFGGLQQISKASNLAQIDPGLPLLVIGGECDPVSEGKRLTDLANALRRAGGQHLQLKIYPQARHELFNESNRDEVSADVLAWIDQALSHRRPQRSE; the protein is encoded by the coding sequence ATGACCCACGACACCTTCTGGCTGGACGCGAGTGACCGCAGCCGCCTGTACGTCAACCGCTGGCTGCCGGCCACGCCATTGAAAGCGGTGATTCTGCTGGCCCATGGCATGGCCGAACACAGCGCTCGCTACGCGCGGCTCGCCGACACGTTTTGCGACAAAGACTATGGCGTGTATGCCCCGGATCTCCGCGGCCATGGTCGCACCGCCGACAACGGCACTCTCGGCCATTTCGCCGATGACGACGGCTGGTGCAAGGTCGTCGGCGATCTGGCCAGCCTCAATCAGCACATCGGCCAGCAACATCCCGGCGTGCCGATCATCCTCCTCGGCCACAGCATGGGCAGCTACATCGCCCAAGGCTATTTGTTGCACCACAGCGCCAGTCTGCACGGGGCGATTCTCAGCGGCTCGAATTTCCAGCCGGTGGCCCTCTATCGCGTCGCGCGGCAGATCGCCCGGCTGGAAAAACTGCGCCAGGGCGGCAAGGGCCGCAGTGCATTGATCGAGTGGCTGTCGTTCGGCTCGTTCAACAATAAATTCAAACCGGTGCGCACCCGTTTCGACTGGCTGAGCCGCGACCCGGCCGAGGTCGACAAGTACGCCGCCGACCCGTTGTGCGGCTTTCGCTGCACCAATCAGCTGTGGATCGACCTGTTCGGCGGCTTGCAGCAAATCAGCAAAGCGTCCAATCTCGCGCAGATCGATCCGGGCCTGCCGCTGCTGGTAATTGGCGGCGAATGTGATCCGGTGAGCGAGGGCAAGCGTCTGACAGATCTGGCCAATGCCTTGCGCAGGGCCGGCGGCCAGCACCTGCAACTGAAGATCTACCCGCAGGCCCGGCACGAATTGTTCAATGAAAGCAATCGCGACGAAGTGAGCGCCGATGTGCTCGCCTGGATCGACCAGGCCCTGAGCCACCGGCGCCCGCAGCGCAGCGAATAA
- a CDS encoding MaoC family dehydratase → MTQVTNIPYEALEVGQTASYSKTVEERDIQLFAAMSGDHNPVHLDAEFAAASMFKERIAHGMFSGALISAAVACELPGPGTIYIGQQMSFQKPVKIGDTLTVRLEILEKLPKFRVRIATRVFNQRDELVVDGEAEILAPRKQQTVTLPTLPAISIG, encoded by the coding sequence ATGACCCAGGTTACCAACATCCCTTACGAAGCCCTTGAAGTCGGCCAGACCGCCAGCTACAGCAAGACTGTCGAAGAGCGCGACATTCAGCTGTTCGCCGCGATGTCGGGCGACCACAACCCGGTGCACCTGGACGCCGAATTCGCCGCCGCCAGCATGTTCAAGGAGCGCATCGCCCACGGCATGTTCAGCGGTGCGCTGATCAGCGCAGCGGTGGCCTGTGAATTGCCTGGGCCGGGCACTATCTATATCGGTCAGCAGATGAGCTTTCAGAAGCCGGTGAAGATCGGCGACACGCTGACGGTGCGCCTGGAGATTCTGGAGAAACTGCCGAAATTCCGCGTGCGCATTGCTACTCGCGTATTCAATCAGCGTGATGAGTTGGTAGTGGATGGCGAGGCCGAAATTCTCGCACCGCGCAAACAGCAGACGGTGACGTTGCCGACATTGCCGGCGATCAGTATTGGCTGA
- a CDS encoding ferritin-like domain-containing protein, producing MTDMNKEAISVLNDLIETCKDGQEGFKTCAEDIKHPELKTLFVQRSADCATAAAELQAQVRSLGGDPETSTSVAGDLHRRWVDVKSMFTGKDEEAVLNEAERGEDHALKAYREAIEKINKHNLVGIKDLVERQYHGVQRNHDQVKALRNQARANS from the coding sequence ATGACCGACATGAATAAAGAAGCCATTTCTGTACTCAACGACCTGATTGAAACCTGCAAGGACGGTCAGGAAGGGTTCAAGACTTGCGCCGAAGACATCAAGCACCCAGAACTGAAAACCCTGTTCGTGCAGCGCTCCGCCGATTGCGCCACCGCAGCAGCCGAGCTGCAGGCTCAGGTACGTTCGCTGGGCGGTGATCCGGAAACTTCGACCAGCGTGGCCGGTGATCTGCACCGGCGCTGGGTCGACGTCAAATCCATGTTCACCGGTAAAGACGAAGAGGCTGTCCTGAACGAAGCCGAGCGCGGTGAAGACCATGCGCTGAAGGCTTATCGTGAAGCGATCGAGAAGATCAACAAGCACAATCTGGTTGGCATCAAGGATCTGGTTGAGCGTCAGTACCACGGCGTACAACGCAACCACGACCAGGTGAAAGCCCTGCGTAACCAGGCTCGTGCCAACTCGTAA
- a CDS encoding DUF3820 family protein: MNPEKLELLITREMPFGKYKGRIIADLPGPYLNWFAREGFPHGELGGLLALMQEIDHNGLSDLLEPLRAKHGKPAPRH, translated from the coding sequence ATGAATCCGGAAAAACTCGAACTGCTGATCACCCGCGAGATGCCCTTCGGCAAATACAAAGGGCGGATCATTGCCGACTTGCCTGGCCCCTATCTGAACTGGTTCGCCCGTGAAGGCTTTCCCCACGGTGAACTCGGTGGCCTGTTGGCGTTGATGCAGGAGATCGACCACAACGGCCTGTCCGACCTGCTCGAACCGCTGCGCGCCAAACACGGCAAACCCGCCCCGCGCCACTGA
- a CDS encoding aminotransferase class V-fold PLP-dependent enzyme — MPDNTRRARDEAFWQTFADRYDVQPGPVNLENGYFGRMSRTVIEEYQRNIELINTSNSIYVRQRFEQHDNLEIRAQLAELIGVRAQSVALTRNATEGLQSLIRNYNRLQPGDQVLICDLEYDTVKGAMRWLAQQRGVEVIEITHHHPASFDSLLESYRKAFIRHPKLKLMALTHVTHRTGLVMPVQAIAALAREHGVDIILDGAHALGQIEFDLQALGIAFAGYNLHKWIGAPLTLGFIYIAPQRLADIDPDMGEMHYPVSDIRARTSYSTPNIPALMTLPLVFEEHDALGGAAAKSPRLNYLRNLWVSRVRHVPGIEVLTPDDPQLYCGITALRFTRHADQQAMAERLLSEFNLFTVVRTGAACGPCIRITPGLTTTAGEMEQLVHALNQLR, encoded by the coding sequence ATGCCTGACAACACCCGCCGCGCCCGTGACGAAGCCTTCTGGCAGACATTCGCCGACCGATACGATGTGCAGCCCGGCCCGGTCAACCTGGAAAACGGTTACTTCGGGCGCATGTCGCGCACGGTGATCGAGGAGTACCAGCGCAATATCGAGCTGATCAACACCAGCAACTCGATTTATGTGCGCCAGCGCTTTGAACAGCACGACAACCTCGAAATCCGCGCGCAACTGGCCGAACTGATCGGCGTGCGCGCGCAAAGCGTGGCGCTGACGCGCAATGCCACTGAAGGCCTGCAGTCGCTGATCCGCAATTACAATCGCCTGCAACCGGGCGATCAGGTGCTGATCTGTGACCTCGAGTACGACACGGTCAAGGGCGCCATGCGCTGGCTGGCGCAACAGCGTGGCGTTGAGGTCATCGAGATTACCCACCACCATCCCGCCAGTTTCGACAGCCTGCTGGAAAGCTACCGCAAAGCTTTCATCCGCCACCCGAAACTCAAACTGATGGCGCTGACCCATGTCACCCATCGCACCGGCCTGGTCATGCCGGTGCAAGCCATCGCCGCGCTGGCCAGAGAGCACGGCGTCGACATCATCCTCGACGGTGCCCACGCCCTCGGCCAGATTGAATTTGACCTGCAAGCGTTGGGCATCGCTTTCGCCGGTTACAACCTGCACAAATGGATCGGCGCACCGCTGACCCTTGGCTTCATCTATATCGCCCCGCAGCGTCTGGCTGATATCGATCCGGACATGGGCGAGATGCATTACCCGGTCAGCGATATTCGCGCGCGCACCTCGTACAGCACGCCGAACATCCCGGCGCTGATGACCTTGCCGCTGGTGTTCGAAGAGCACGACGCCCTCGGCGGCGCCGCCGCCAAAAGCCCACGCCTGAATTACCTGCGCAACTTGTGGGTCAGCCGGGTCCGGCACGTGCCGGGCATCGAGGTGCTGACGCCGGACGACCCGCAACTGTATTGCGGGATCACCGCGCTGCGCTTCACCCGGCATGCCGATCAGCAGGCCATGGCCGAGCGTCTGCTCAGCGAATTCAACCTGTTCACCGTGGTGCGCACCGGCGCCGCGTGCGGGCCTTGTATCCGCATCACCCCGGGGCTGACCACCACGGCCGGCGAGATGGAGCAGTTGGTCCACGCATTGAACCAGCTGCGCTAG